A genomic segment from Thermodesulfobacteriota bacterium encodes:
- the lptG gene encoding LPS export ABC transporter permease LptG translates to MSILFRYISREILKQFAVIATVVVVVYIAIDFFEKIEEVLKSGLPLSKFVFFFLLKIPLVLVQITPVASLVATLIVFGLMKRNNETTALKSCGLGISFLLKPTVIIGAGFCLFLFLLSEFVVPATISQANDIWLNKVRHKASATAKQNDIWIKDSRVIMHIHYYNPAEKAAFGVTLNFFDKDFRLTRRIDADRGAFSSSGWIFINALDHHFDENGELAQASVTQQLTVALDIVPEDVGRAAKSSDEMGFLELLRHIRKIADEGYSTALYRVDLHAKIAFPFVCLLMSLLGTGLGASGRSLGGIAATIAYGIGIAFAYWMLYGFALSLGYGGVLPPLVAAWSANIVFLFLTWAVLKKST, encoded by the coding sequence ATGTCGATACTCTTCCGATACATTTCCAGAGAAATTCTCAAGCAGTTCGCCGTGATCGCGACGGTGGTCGTGGTCGTCTATATCGCCATCGATTTCTTCGAAAAGATCGAAGAGGTCCTCAAATCCGGCCTGCCTTTATCAAAATTCGTCTTCTTCTTCCTGCTGAAAATACCGCTGGTGCTGGTTCAAATCACGCCGGTTGCGTCCCTGGTCGCCACCCTGATCGTCTTCGGGCTGATGAAACGGAACAATGAAACCACCGCCCTGAAAAGCTGCGGCCTGGGAATCAGTTTCCTGCTGAAGCCGACCGTGATCATCGGCGCCGGTTTCTGTCTGTTCCTGTTTCTGCTGTCCGAATTTGTGGTTCCGGCGACCATCAGCCAGGCCAACGACATCTGGCTGAACAAGGTCCGCCACAAGGCCTCCGCTACGGCCAAACAGAACGACATATGGATCAAGGACAGCCGGGTCATCATGCATATCCACTATTACAACCCGGCCGAGAAAGCCGCCTTCGGCGTCACCCTTAATTTTTTTGACAAGGATTTCAGGTTGACGCGACGGATTGACGCCGACCGGGGGGCCTTTTCCTCGTCCGGATGGATCTTCATCAACGCCCTGGATCACCACTTTGATGAAAACGGCGAACTGGCGCAGGCATCCGTGACACAACAGCTGACGGTGGCGCTGGATATTGTGCCGGAAGACGTGGGCCGGGCCGCCAAGAGTTCCGATGAGATGGGCTTCCTGGAGCTGCTGCGGCACATCCGGAAGATCGCCGATGAAGGATACAGCACGGCCCTGTACCGGGTTGACCTGCACGCCAAAATCGCCTTCCCCTTTGTCTGTCTGCTGATGAGCCTGCTGGGAACCGGACTGGGCGCCTCGGGCAGATCCCTGGGCGGAATCGCCGCCACCATTGCCTACGGCATCGGGATCGCTTTTGCCTACTGGATGCTGTACGGTTTTGCCCTGTCTCTGGGATACGGCGGCGTGCTGCCGCCCCTGGTGGCCGCATGGTCGGCCAACATTGTTTTCCTTTTCCTGACCTGGGCGGTACTGAAAAAATCAACTTAA
- a CDS encoding RidA family protein, which produces MEYVSTVKAPVAVGPYSQAVKTGNMLFCSGQIGLVPETGKMAGDDIDGQTRQVLTNLAAVLEAAGFAPGDVVRATVFLADMNHFPVVNRIYADFFGPHKPARATIQVAALPLGALVEIDCIAVKA; this is translated from the coding sequence ATGGAATATGTCTCAACCGTAAAGGCACCGGTCGCGGTCGGTCCGTATTCGCAGGCCGTTAAAACCGGAAACATGCTGTTCTGCTCCGGACAAATCGGACTCGTTCCCGAAACCGGGAAAATGGCCGGAGATGATATCGACGGCCAGACCCGGCAGGTGCTGACCAACCTGGCGGCCGTACTCGAAGCGGCGGGATTTGCCCCCGGAGACGTCGTCAGAGCCACGGTTTTTCTGGCCGACATGAACCACTTTCCCGTTGTCAATCGGATTTACGCCGACTTTTTCGGACCGCACAAACCCGCGCGGGCCACCATTCAGGTGGCGGCCCTTCCCCTGGGCGCACTGGTCGAAATCGACTGTATCGCCGTGAAGGCCTAA
- the lptF gene encoding LPS export ABC transporter permease LptF — MKPTALDRYVFTQFLPYFAVSIIFFTSVFLTHELLDIIDFVVNYNVAVVAVLLIMLYSMPYFLGYVIPISTMIAVLLAFLRISGDNEVTAIRSSGISVYRLLYPVAVFSLGAALLTALVSVWMLPRGKTALKALTYKTITSSPAMGLKEQEFISNFSNLTIYISGLDKKTNALAGIFIEDRQTTDQAVTVCAPSGYFTVDPETGIFRLNLLDGLINQARPDKKTFQSICFKRYAVNLDLQKPIPKKYRHKDEREMTFTELREYLKTGDRNTKDYFQAQLEYHKKFSIPFACLALGILAVSLGIQTHSARKSSGIGLALVCFLVYYLLLSAGEIFSEKGTLTPAMGMWMPNTVMSALAVYLIVITANDRGIRDEINRIYRYFFSRG; from the coding sequence ATGAAACCGACCGCTCTGGACAGATATGTGTTTACGCAATTCCTTCCTTATTTTGCGGTCAGCATCATCTTCTTCACCTCCGTTTTCCTGACCCACGAACTCCTGGATATCATCGATTTTGTCGTCAACTACAATGTCGCCGTCGTTGCGGTCCTGCTGATCATGCTCTATTCCATGCCCTATTTTCTGGGATACGTCATTCCCATTTCCACCATGATCGCGGTTCTTCTGGCCTTCCTGCGGATTTCCGGCGACAACGAAGTGACCGCCATCCGGTCCAGCGGCATCAGCGTCTATCGGCTGCTCTACCCGGTCGCCGTCTTCTCCCTGGGCGCCGCCCTGCTGACCGCCCTGGTGTCCGTATGGATGCTGCCGCGGGGCAAAACCGCGCTGAAGGCCCTGACCTACAAAACGATTACCTCCAGTCCCGCCATGGGGCTGAAGGAGCAGGAGTTTATTAGCAATTTCAGCAATCTCACCATCTACATCAGCGGACTGGATAAAAAGACCAACGCCCTTGCCGGGATTTTTATCGAAGACCGCCAGACCACTGACCAGGCCGTGACGGTCTGCGCCCCTTCCGGCTATTTTACCGTTGACCCGGAGACCGGCATTTTCCGGTTGAATCTCTTAGACGGCCTGATCAACCAGGCCCGGCCGGACAAGAAAACGTTTCAGTCCATCTGCTTTAAACGTTACGCCGTCAATCTCGACCTCCAGAAACCTATTCCGAAAAAATACCGGCACAAGGACGAGCGGGAGATGACCTTTACCGAGTTGCGGGAGTATCTCAAAACCGGCGACCGGAACACCAAGGACTATTTTCAGGCGCAACTGGAATATCACAAAAAATTCTCCATCCCCTTCGCCTGCCTCGCCCTGGGCATACTGGCCGTGTCCCTGGGGATCCAGACGCACAGCGCCAGAAAGTCATCGGGCATCGGACTGGCCCTGGTCTGTTTTCTGGTTTATTATCTCCTTCTGTCCGCGGGAGAAATTTTCAGCGAAAAGGGAACGCTGACGCCCGCCATGGGGATGTGGATGCCGAACACGGTCATGTCCGCTCTGGCCGTCTACCTGATCGTGATTACCGCCAATGACCGCGGCATCCGGGATGAAATAAACCGGATTTACCGATACTTTTTCTCGAGGGGCTGA
- a CDS encoding MFS transporter produces MKQLDKRIFSALFFSIFSAVMGVGIVVPLLPVYAETLGASGFYIGFIFSVFSLSRTILLPVFGHLSDKSGRKPYITIGLMGYALVSLAFMRTDTITGLIIVRFFQGIASAMIMPVAQAYIGDITPKDKEGFTMGLFNLSVFGSLSLGPIFGGLLKDSWGIDAAFIGMGVLSLAGCLLSLFFLPPRKEEYAVLRGSRPASWPALLRDKSLHGLFLFRFVYVFCIGTLWCFLPILAGGLGLSGTRTGVLVMLGVLVSGLLQVPMGMLADNTNKRRMAVTGGLIVAGAIFSFEWAAGFWELFTASIVFGIGGGIAMPPVMAMAVVKGDSAGAMGATMSLMTMAHSMGMFFGALLAGLAMDFFSLRHSFPLAGIIMLSGTALFAIFTRRMADKTINPDKP; encoded by the coding sequence ATGAAACAACTGGACAAGAGAATATTTTCCGCCCTCTTTTTTTCCATTTTCAGCGCTGTCATGGGAGTGGGCATCGTTGTTCCCCTGCTGCCGGTCTACGCCGAAACTCTCGGCGCCAGCGGGTTTTACATCGGCTTTATCTTTTCCGTGTTCTCTCTGTCGCGGACGATTCTCCTGCCCGTCTTCGGGCATCTTTCCGACAAGAGCGGACGGAAGCCTTACATTACCATCGGGCTTATGGGATACGCCCTCGTTTCCCTGGCCTTCATGCGTACCGACACGATCACCGGGCTGATCATCGTCCGGTTTTTCCAAGGCATCGCCTCGGCCATGATCATGCCGGTCGCTCAGGCCTATATCGGCGACATAACGCCCAAAGACAAAGAGGGCTTTACCATGGGGCTGTTCAACCTGTCGGTATTCGGCAGTCTCAGCCTCGGCCCCATCTTCGGCGGTCTTCTCAAAGACTCATGGGGCATCGACGCGGCGTTTATCGGCATGGGCGTCCTTTCCCTGGCCGGTTGCCTGCTGAGCCTTTTCTTCCTGCCGCCCCGGAAGGAGGAATACGCCGTGCTGCGGGGTTCCCGCCCGGCTTCCTGGCCGGCGCTGCTGCGGGACAAGTCCCTGCACGGTCTTTTTCTGTTCCGCTTTGTTTACGTGTTCTGCATCGGAACCCTGTGGTGCTTTCTGCCCATCCTGGCCGGAGGCCTCGGATTATCCGGCACCCGGACAGGGGTCCTGGTGATGCTGGGCGTTCTGGTCAGCGGTCTCCTGCAGGTACCCATGGGGATGCTGGCCGACAACACCAACAAACGGAGAATGGCCGTGACCGGCGGGCTGATTGTCGCCGGAGCGATATTCTCTTTTGAGTGGGCCGCCGGTTTCTGGGAACTGTTTACCGCCAGCATCGTTTTCGGGATCGGCGGCGGCATTGCCATGCCGCCGGTGATGGCCATGGCCGTCGTCAAGGGGGACAGCGCCGGCGCCATGGGCGCGACCATGTCCCTGATGACCATGGCGCACAGCATGGGCATGTTTTTCGGCGCCCTGCTGGCCGGCCTGGCCATGGACTTTTTCTCTCTCCGCCACTCCTTTCCCCTGGCCGGGATAATCATGTTGTCCGGCACGGCGCTTTTTGCTATTTTTACCAGGAGAATGGCGGATAAAACGATTAACCCGGACAAACCATGA
- a CDS encoding phosphomannomutase/phosphoglucomutase: MNPRIFREYDIRGIAEEDFSGDDVLLLGKAIGTYLQKHGRSLAAVGRDCRLTSDAYAGQIIRGLRETGCDVLDIGVCPTPVFYFAIHHFSTGGGIMVTASHNPPAYNGFKLCLGLDSIFGREILKIRDMIDSRSFLKGAGALSPADAVTPYKSFVKKGVSLSRPLRVAVDAGNGTAGVVAVPILRDLGCETHDLYCDMDGRFPNHEADPTIPDNLTDLISLVRGKKLDLGIGYDGDGDRIGVVDETGRIIYGDRLMILFAREILSRKPGATFVSEVKCSQVLYDDIRRHGGQAIMWKAGHSLIKTKMKQEKAELAGEMSGHIFFADRYLGFDDAIYASCRLLELMADFGRPLSDLLADIPETFTTPEIRVDCPDDEKFDLVDRVRDDLKARYHVIDIDGVRVLFDDGWGLVRASNTQPALVLRFEALTGQRLSDIRSLVEGVVEKYKQR; this comes from the coding sequence ATGAATCCCAGGATTTTCAGGGAATATGATATCCGTGGAATCGCGGAAGAAGATTTCAGCGGGGACGACGTGCTGCTGCTGGGAAAGGCCATCGGCACCTACCTGCAAAAACATGGCCGGTCTCTGGCGGCTGTCGGCCGTGACTGCCGGCTGACATCGGATGCTTACGCCGGGCAGATCATCCGGGGGTTGCGTGAAACGGGTTGCGATGTGCTGGACATCGGCGTCTGTCCCACACCGGTTTTCTACTTTGCCATCCATCATTTCTCGACGGGCGGGGGCATCATGGTGACCGCCAGCCACAATCCGCCGGCCTACAACGGATTCAAGCTCTGCCTGGGTCTGGACTCCATCTTCGGCCGGGAAATCCTGAAAATAAGGGATATGATCGACAGCCGGTCCTTTTTAAAAGGCGCTGGCGCCTTATCGCCGGCGGACGCGGTCACGCCTTATAAGTCCTTTGTTAAAAAGGGCGTCTCCCTGAGCAGGCCCCTGCGGGTCGCGGTCGATGCCGGCAACGGGACCGCCGGGGTGGTGGCCGTACCGATCCTGCGGGACCTGGGCTGCGAAACCCACGACCTTTACTGCGACATGGACGGCCGCTTTCCGAATCATGAGGCCGATCCGACCATTCCGGACAACCTGACGGATCTGATCTCCCTGGTGCGGGGGAAAAAACTGGACCTGGGCATCGGTTATGACGGCGACGGGGACCGCATCGGCGTGGTGGATGAAACCGGCCGGATCATCTATGGAGACCGGCTGATGATCCTCTTTGCCCGGGAAATTCTATCCCGCAAGCCGGGCGCCACCTTTGTCTCGGAAGTCAAATGCTCCCAGGTGCTGTACGATGATATCCGCCGTCACGGCGGACAGGCCATCATGTGGAAAGCCGGCCACTCCCTGATCAAAACCAAAATGAAACAGGAGAAGGCGGAACTGGCGGGGGAGATGAGCGGCCACATTTTCTTCGCCGACCGGTACCTGGGATTTGACGACGCCATCTACGCCTCCTGCCGGCTGCTGGAACTGATGGCCGACTTCGGCCGACCCCTGTCGGACCTTCTGGCCGACATCCCCGAAACCTTCACCACGCCGGAGATCCGGGTCGACTGTCCGGACGATGAAAAATTCGATCTGGTCGACAGGGTGCGGGATGACTTGAAGGCCCGGTACCATGTGATCGACATTGACGGGGTCAGGGTTCTGTTTGATGACGGCTGGGGCCTGGTTCGCGCCTCCAACACCCAGCCGGCGCTGGTCTTACGATTTGAAGCCCTGACCGGGCAGCGGCTGTCCGACATCCGGTCGCTGGTGGAAGGCGTGGTGGAAAAGTACAAACAACGGTGA